A portion of the Candidatus Tanganyikabacteria bacterium genome contains these proteins:
- a CDS encoding acyl carrier protein: protein MQESVAARVHAILVDVLMLEDPTRVQPDAHVVRDLGAESINLAELVVAIENEFGIDVPGEAMGQVGTVSSLCAMVEGALGQKTPG from the coding sequence ATGCAAGAATCCGTCGCCGCCCGCGTTCATGCCATCCTGGTGGACGTGCTCATGCTCGAGGATCCGACTCGCGTGCAGCCCGACGCTCACGTCGTGCGCGATCTGGGTGCCGAGTCCATCAACCTGGCCGAGCTGGTGGTCGCCATCGAGAACGAGTTCGGCATCGACGTACCGGGCGAGGCCATGGGCCAGGTCGGGACCGTCTCGTCGCTCTGCGCCATGGTCGAGGGCGCGCTTGGCCAAAAGACACCCGGCTAG
- a CDS encoding SDR family oxidoreductase: protein MSDLAGKVALVIGATSDVGLAISLALAEAGATVHATGRRSERLAALHGSATAHVLDLADADGVQTLLTGIQADVLVLNAAHESEAAPFLEGGMSKLRPIMEINFFAAAAVCLRLLPGMVERGWGRVLAVGSLAASLGEAHGPAYCASKAALEGLFRNLAIDYSRHGITFNTVAPGPIATERLARWGPTKARRLAMATANRRVASPEDVAHAVRFLASPAAGHITGEELRLDGGLHLGNPPMYVREPDRGT, encoded by the coding sequence ATGAGCGACCTCGCGGGCAAGGTCGCCCTGGTGATCGGCGCGACGAGCGACGTGGGGCTGGCGATCTCCCTGGCGCTGGCCGAGGCCGGCGCGACCGTGCACGCCACCGGGCGGCGCAGCGAACGCCTCGCGGCGTTGCATGGCAGCGCAACGGCCCACGTGCTGGATCTGGCCGATGCGGATGGGGTACAAACCTTGCTGACAGGCATTCAGGCCGACGTGCTGGTCCTGAACGCGGCGCACGAGTCCGAGGCCGCGCCTTTCCTCGAAGGCGGGATGAGCAAGCTCCGGCCGATCATGGAGATCAACTTCTTCGCGGCCGCCGCCGTCTGCCTGCGCCTCCTGCCCGGAATGGTCGAACGCGGCTGGGGGCGGGTGCTCGCGGTGGGATCCCTCGCGGCCTCGCTGGGGGAAGCGCACGGGCCGGCGTACTGCGCGTCCAAGGCCGCCCTGGAAGGCCTCTTCCGTAACCTGGCGATCGACTACTCGCGGCACGGGATCACGTTCAACACCGTCGCTCCCGGCCCGATCGCCACCGAACGCCTGGCGCGCTGGGGACCGACCAAGGCGCGGCGCCTGGCCATGGCGACCGCCAACCGGCGCGTCGCTTCGCCGGAGGATGTCGCGCACGCGGTGCGCTTCCTCGCCTCGCCCGCGGCGGGCCACATCACGGGCGAGGAGTTGCGCCTGGACGGCGGGTTGCACCTGGGCAATCCCCCGATGTACGTCCGCGAGCCCGACCGCGGTACATGA